Proteins encoded by one window of Sardina pilchardus chromosome 7, fSarPil1.1, whole genome shotgun sequence:
- the hnf4a gene encoding hepatocyte nuclear factor 4-alpha isoform X1: MRSSHALADMEMADYSEALDPAYTTLEFENMQVLSMGTDSSPAESANMTAAGHLGAGSLCAICGDRATGKHYGASSCDGCKGFFRRSVRKNHMYSCRFSRQCIVDKDKRNQCRYCRLKKCFRAGMKKEAVQNERDRISTRRSSYEDNSLPSINALIQADVLSRQVLKSLQISSPGPILNGDIRTKKIAVITDVCESMKQQLLVLVEWAKYIPSFCDLPLDDQVALLRAHAGEHLLLGVAKRSILYKDLLLLGNDHIIPRNCPELEVSRVAVRILDELVLPFQELQIDDNEYACLKAIVFFDPDAKGLSDPGKIKRMRYQVQVSLEDYINDRQYDSRGRFGELLLLLPTLQSITWQMIEQIQFVKLFGMAKIDNLLQEMLLGGSANEAPHAPHSLHPHLVQEHLSNNVIVTTNMATPIHNGQISTPETPIPSPPATSGSEHYKLAQGVIATVPKPPSSIPQPTITKQEAI, encoded by the exons ATGCGCTCGTCCCACGCACTAGCAGACATGGAGATGGCAGACTACAGCGAGGCCCTGGACCCGGCGTACACCACGCTGGAGTTCGAGAACATGCAGGTGCTCAGCATGGGCACAG ACTCCTCCCCTGCCGAGAGTGCCAACATGACCGCCGCCGGCCACCTGGGCGCCGGCTCGCTGTGTGCCATCTGTGGCGACCGAGCGACGGGCAAACACTACGGAGCGTCCAGCTGCGACGGCTGCAAGGGCTTCTTCCGACGCAGCGTACGCAAGAACCACATGTACTCCTGCAG GTTCAGCCGCCAGTGCATCGTGGACAAGGACAAGAGGAACCAGTGCCGGTACTGCCGCCTCAAGAAATGCTTCAGGGCCGGCATGAAGAAGGAAG CTGTACAGAACGAAAGAGACAGAATCAGCACGAGAAGGTCCAGTTATGAGGACAACAGTCTACCGTCCATCAATGCGCTCATCCAGGCAGATGTCCTGTCCAGACAG GTGTTGAAATCTTTGCAGATCTCGTCACCGGGGCCCATTCTAAATGGCGACATCAGGACAAAGAAAATAGCAGTAatcacagatgtgtgtgagtctatgaAGCAGCAGCTACTGGTACTGGTGGAGTGGGCCAAATACATCCCCTCCTTCTGCGACCTGCCACTGGATGACCAG gtagcCCTTTTGCGAGCTCACGCCGGAGAACATCTCCTCTTAGGTGTCGCTAAGCGCTCAATACTGTACAAAGACCTGCTCCTATTAG GAAATGATCACATAATCCCACGGAATTGTCCGGAGTTGGAAGTGAGTCGTGTGGCTGTGAGAATTCTGGATGAACTGGTCTTGCCTTTCCAAGAACTCCAGATAGATGATAACGAATATGCTTGCCTAAAAGCTATTGTATTCTTCGACCCAG ATGCAAAGGGCCTGAGTGACCCGGGCAAGATCAAGCGCATGCGCTACCAGGTACAGGTGAGCCTGGAGGACTACATCAACGACCGGCAATACGACTCCAGAGGGCGCTTCggcgagctgctgctgctgctgcccactCTGCAGAGCATCACCTGGCAGATGATCGAGCAGATCCAGTTCGTCAAGCTCTTCGGCATGGCCAAGATCGACAACCTGCTGCAGGAGATGCTGCTGGGAG GCTCTGCGAACGAGGCTCCCCACGCCCCCCACTCTCTGCACCCTCATCTGGTGCAGGAGCACCTCAGCAACAACGTCATTGTCACCACTAACATGGCCACTCCAATCCACAACGGCCAGATCT